ACTATGGCAGCGCTGTGGTTTTAATGTTATAGTGAAGGCAGAAACAacggctgccacctagcagttggtGTTTGAAATGCACCACataaaagaaatacagtaaatgtttgaaTGTTAATAAAAAATGTATACTCCTGCTTTTTAATATTGATTCTGTATCATAGCAATAAATTTAGCGTTATGTTAGTGTCAGCATTTTCTTACATCACTAATAATAAGTTCGGTTTAAATAAAAAATCTGCTTCTTTGTCATCTAGGTTTCTGGTTTTGTTTTTGCCATTTTAGTGGAAGAGGTGCATCTTCAGCTCTGGAAACAGCAGatggataaaatctataaaggccTTCAGTTATATAAAGGAAATAAATGATGGAATAACATGAAAGGATTTCAGAAGGATTGTTTGCGAGCATGAGTTTTAGATTTAGCAGTACATTGTATCATCTGTTGTATGTAGCTGAACTTATTAGATGCAACTTAAGAGTGATCTGAGATCACATGATACGGAAATGAGGCTAATTTCCAAACAAAACTTCATCTGGCTGTTATCGGTCCCTGCAGATACAGCAGTGCAGGACGCTCCCTGCTGGAGCCGCTGATGCAGAAGTACTGGGAGTGGTTGGTGGGACAGGTCCCTTCCTGGATCGCTCCCAACCTCATCACCATCATTGGCTTGGCCACCAATGTCTTCACCACCCTCGTGCTGGTTTATTACTGTCCCACTGCCTCTGAACAGGTCAGTTAGCAGAAAGAGTGCAAATTCCAGCAAATTATTAATGTTCTTCTGGTACTGATGAAAACCATTGATGcaacaaaaaaatgtttatagATTTGATAAGCACACAAACCATGAAGGCATGAACACTAAGCAGTAAGCTCCTTGTTTGATGTCCCCTTCAGCGTTTTCTGTAGTTTGTGTAGAGTAGTGCTATGAGTAAGGGTTTTTCTCTGACTAGAGCCAAAGTGGATGTGTATTCTTTAGATTTGCTACTTCTATGTAACATTTGAGTTTGGCGGACTTGAGCCTTAACATCCACTTTTAGTTAGAAACGTCAGAATGAGTTATGTCATCTGTTTACTCAGTTGTAATAGGAAAACCTTGTGTTGTTCTAGGCTCCTCTCTGGGCATACCTACTGTGTGCAGTGGGGCTTTTTATCTACCAGTCGCTGGACGCCATTGATGGGAAGCAGGCCAGACGCACCAATAGCAGCTCCCCCCTGGGTGAGCTGTTTGACCACGGCTGTGACTCCCTCTCCACAGGTAGGTCTGTTTCCTGTTTGACTTTCCTCCTCTTCTACTGTTCCTCTTTATGTACATGGACTGAGCAGAGGCAGTTTGGCACATTTCTGGTGTGTGCTGATAAATACTGCATTAATTGTAGAATCACCTGAGTGACAACTTTGTTTTTAGTCAGAGCAGCACGTTTCACAATGCTGACTCTCCCTTCCACGCATCGTTTCCTCATTTAGCTGCTAACAGAGACGATCACAGAGGAGTCATTGCTTGACCCACCTAATATTTTTGCTCCTCTGTCTTAAGCCCAGACCACacagtaggggttgtatcaactagtcgacttcactgctctgtagtgactttttatgcctttcatagactagtcgctgtcacgtgataatgaccgacgagatgcagtcctcggaaaagacagcaggtgacgaacccctgcgcatcgggaggcaacgcgctgtgccagagcgtcggtatctgacgcccgctgtAAAATGGACAATTGACCGAACTGTGACCTCtatcctcttgcaatttaaccttcccctcaccccatcctaaccttaaccagcttgcgcatgcaaagctctgatcgttaacGCGCTCCAGacctctgcgtcctgagcacggccacagtaacattatcaaatcaggtgttgccacctcaaaaacaaatttaacacgcgatcgttcgtgttttctgtctgttattcttttatttgtgcctgatgcgtttcgctgctgtggagcggagcacatcacctgttttgtcctcggtgacgcatctcactgatgcggccggcgagcactccgctgtttttgcggtcggtagatcttttagaactgcagttcaaaggtaactcataaggtgaatatatatgaacccaggtagcagtttctctttaggattgagaagagatgcaggaagataataaacaggcaggacagaaaaatagtcaaataaaaacaagttagtttttgtacctggtggttgcaacaaacagacaccattgaaggtaatcagaagtgaggaacagaaaatgaaataattattttaatgtttagagcagcaggaactctgagaggctgcaggcgcatcattgagtttgtggctgctgtgcagggggaggggggagagggctgaagcagaaactaccgttgttaaaagagatgattgtcaaaaactccagcgatccaacccgcttcaggtgtatgacgtcatcaacgactagtcgaagtcgactcgattttcattacttgacggtcgacttataaaatattaagtcatgcagcccctaacaCACAGTGTGCGTTGTTTGGCTCTCGTGCAAGACCGCTCATGTCACTCTGTCAGGACTCCAAAAAAGTGGCACACTGTACGGTCCAAGATTTCAGTGAGGCAGACTGCACAACGTCTCGCTCTAACAGGACATGTTACGTCACTAAAAGCCGACAGCTAGCCAAAACAATAATGCTGAAAAGTCGCTTCCACTGTTGCTTATGTTGCTAATTCCACTCTCGTCACTAGCTGTTCATGTTAATCCCTTGTTGTATTTTCATTGGTGGATTGTAGACGAGAGTGTTAGGTTTTCAACCAGTGCTTGGAGACTGTTGGAGGCTGACTTAGATCGTGAGAGAGACGGTTACACAGCGGACGATCACAGACTCGTATAACAGTTATGGAAAATAATCTTATGAACCGATGCATCCAGATGCGAGCATAAACACTTCTGTGTCATTAATGAAGCACTCCATAATTGGTTATAGTGGaatgcttttttattttatttttttaccgtggCACTGGCATCACATTTATTATGTCAGAGTGggacgtgtgtctgtgtgtgtgtgtctgttcccACATTTACTGAATAGGAAAAATTGGTCCACCTTTATGTGGTGTTTCAGGGCTGAGCGCTGAAGGTTGTTGCAATtaacagggatgtgtatttttgaaattctggcgatacgatacaaatCACAAtataggggagacgatacgatatattgcgatacattcggtcagacgttacaagcaaattttttaatgaatttattgtaagaatgttcaataaacagtccaaactgatacgtaacatgtttaacatgaggtatctgaaccatgatggagggatttacatttcaatggtggaaacaaaacctgttgcacactgctgccaactagcgggtggcgattaaattgcacaaaacgaaaagaaaatacacaaaagtttgcatgtaaattctttcaagatttAGATAcaaggcttttgaatatcgatgtaataatcgcaggaaaaaatatcacgatatattgccatatcgatatttccgatacacagcttttggatatcgatataatattgctggaaaaaatatcacgatatattgccatatcgatattttcttacatccctagcaattaatacatattaattatgaccaataagatgtgatagtccatacaaatatgaaatatcaacccgattgatatttgaatgtttaatcagaagattctagggttctttgcttattcagggaccataaacacacttcgcattaattcagacagagtcagtatatagtttattaatgaatttaattatttttcctaaactaatgatacatgacaagatatgaataatgagaggtggtgtgatggaagctagatgttgtagcaactgtTCTTTGTATCAGAGAGAaaatgtgaaatctgggtgtaaaaggatttgttgtttgttataaactagagagttgtttgtttataaacctcatcagacaccagtatgcaggcttacgataccctggtacaagttgctcccggcggtccggagggttgcggtcagagtggtgaggtcaccggacgtcgaaaccacaatactcagagattagtagcttcctctgagtttggcttgcccggccatgagatgcaacccggggtctgcagattaggtgtccaaggtggacgtctgagttgaagtagctctgataagctgttgtgtctgtaatcacttgcagcgtcacagaaaggttttgacttaaggtcaaaggagtttgcTTCTAAAAagacttctttcccgatttggctgaatcggggctcagctggaaactgaattacttgggatgtaattcttgttttattaaactactttgttatgatttctggcgtattctggcaaatcagaatgtgccatgtctgggaGGCTTTAacaaaacatccctcagaaagccacgctttccttcagatacaagatgtttttaaccttaatatgtatcttattgtgaTGTGTATGGGTGTAACAATgatgaacttgttaaatcaaacacatactgatttgtgatataaatggatcattgtaagaacaatattcatttctaaTTCATTGATTTAGGCAcaaattattcaaacatttgatttaaacatcttgttcattcatcacatatgattatttaacttgtaagttgtaaagccttgtaggatttgTGTGGATTAACTTtaattcagagtgaggaatccagcagtctgactttcCGCAGAGAGAGAAGGCTTTTGCGGGATAccgtgacagtttatttatgtctgtgcTGAAGAACAatgagtgagcaaaaggttgatctgtgcgtctggatcctccagctagtgtaaccttgactttgcagtccTGGTGTgcatgaaaggttactgtgtcaattagatggtgaaaaTGGTCCTTTTTGATTCATTACAGGTTCTAACCTGAGACCTAACCTGAACCCAGTAAGCTCGATGGGCATGGACATGAGGAGATGATAAGTTTAaaagttagtggaaaggtttgtagttattgAACGAGAGCCATCATCTGGTAGACCAGTGATACTCAATTGGCGGGCCAAGtacgagccctctctttgtggcccccaaacccatttcattattatttcttgatGTCGGGAGATCTGGTCTTGGAGAGGGAGCGGGGTCATTGACGACGGCTGCAGCGTAATAGCATAAATTACTAACTAAGCCAAACATTTAATTTCACCcttgaactgtggcataaatatgtgACTCTAAAGCTGCTCTGACATTAAAAGCTAATATATGGACCCATTATGGGATTTATAACATAAATTAAAAGCAAGAATTGGACGTGTCCTCTAGGTTTTCAGTAGTTTCTAAGATTCTGTTTTTCCCCATAGCCTGAGATGAGTTTTACTTCATTAAATCTATTTGAATGTTTTGGACGTTCACATTGTCCTAAGGACTGACATGAATGAAGAGCTTTTAGGGGGTGGCCTGTTGTGTCAGaaatgttttgatttaaaaaaagcacatTTCTTCTATTTATCAATGAAACAAACCCAAATGAAATTATTGTGATGCAGCGAGATATCGAATCGTTCACCCAGTAATCGTAATGGAATCGGGAGGCTAGTGAAGATTCCCTCACGTTCAACGTTTTTGTCGCGATTCTGTTCACAACGAGATTTGTCTAGGACAGCCGTAAAACGCAGTGTGGTCCGGGCTTAACAAGCTGAAGGACACAGATGTAATCAGTTCCACCTTGAATGGGTTATCAGAAAACCACCAGGCATAAGcctcctctctgtgtgtgtgcttctTTTTCCAGTGTTTGTGGTGTTGGGGACCAGTATAGCTGTGCAGCTGGGCACCAACCCAGACTGGATGTTCTTCTGCTGCTTTGCTGGGATGTTCATGTTCTATTGTGCCCACTGGCAAACGTACGTGTCAGGAACGCTGCGCTTTGGCATGTAAGTCAGCACAACTAAAGGGCAACTTCTTGTTTCTCTTGCCACTTCATTTGTCCAGGTTGTTCAATGCTGATTTCTCTACTTATTTAATCAAAgtttaaaatgagtaaaagttTCTACCTACAAAAAAAaccatttcatttatttttttctgattatagtcagtcactctgagtttttcatgcaggctgaacatgaaaatagtctcctacacctatctcctgcgttagcttctgatagaaaacagacggtgaatttctaggattagaaaatccggacagatctacgtcacactgtcacttaacattcatggactcacccatctggactcacgacggggaagcctgttgttggtttagcgtccagggaaGAGTAGAACATGTTTATGCTAgttaaagctaacagttagcattagcaactccaccacactgcagaactacttcctgaaacaggtgcaccagagctttgtttccccagagcacaacttaaaaggcattcattcctactgaagACCGCTGCAGATATATTGGTTAaaagagtgaaccacacctttaaggtttTATGAAGAAAAAACAACTTTTTGAACACAGTGAAACATAATCAGACGTATTTAGTTTCCTCTGATTAAAGCTGAAAGTTCTAGATGTTTATGATGACCCTTGTGAGCTTCTTACTGGGCCTTTCCACTGAACGTGTATGGAAAAAGAAACGTAGTGCGCTGCAATTGGCCACCCTTATAGTTGATAGGTGTGTTTCCACCAGCAGTGTGTAGTTGTCCATCACTGTTAAATTTATATTTCAGGTATATTTTTATGTGCTATGTTTACAGAACGCGTCAGCAGTTCAGAATGGGCCGCACAGAAAGAGTGTAAAGCATCCGTCAATTAGAAAAATAAGTCACATGCCGATTTCCTGTTGATTCACTAGTAAAAATTAAAATGCCTACCTGTGGAATAAAAATATAATTCTACATTTTTCTGTTTACTTTGGCATTATTTGTGTTGCTGCTCCTTTTGCATTTGAGAatttgaagaaaaagaaaaatcagcAGGTTCTCTTTTGGCAGTAAGCCAACGGTTTATTAAAATCTGGATCATTCTGAGGGAAGTCCTTCCCTGATTAAAGTGCCCGCTGTTCCTGAACCGTTTTTGTCTAATGCTTGTAAACTTTGAAGTCATTGGTTAAAAATGGCTGAATGCCTTAGTGTTGATCTGTTTTATCAGACAGTAACGGCTGAGGAGGAGTAAATGTGAATGTGTTCTGTGTAGATTTGATATGACAGAGGTGCAGATCTGTCTAGCAGGGATGCAGCTGCTCACCGCTGCTGCTGGTCCCTCTCTGTGGAACGTGATGGTAAACCTCCTGGCTGCTGCCTGCATGGCTCGCTGCTGTCCGCCTCCACAATGGCTGCCCACCCGCATGGAGTCACACAGAAAATGTTGTTCCTAATCCGTTATTTGCACCTCTAAACACCTACAGATGAAGCATGTGTGGTACCAGCGGCTCCATGTGCAACAGTGTGTGGTGGAGGACGGCTGTGGGATGATGATGTGCTGGTAGATTTTTTACTAATCCTCACTAAAAATTGTCTGCTTTCTCCTCCCACTCAGCATTGATGTGACTGAGGTGCAAATCTTCATTATAATCATGTATTTGCTGGCCGCCGTGGGAGGATCTGCTTTTTGGCAGTCACTGGTAATTCTGAATGGTTCTGATTCCTACAGGTTGACATAAGAAGAATGATGTAACGATCTAAATTTAATGCCACTCTAACAGTTTGTTTGGATGGTTTAAGTCAAAATAATTGTATTAGGTATAAAAAAAGGAATTTCTCTGAAGGCTTTAATCATTCTCCAACATTACCCATGATGCTCTTGTTGTTAACATAAAGCTTAAAGAACCTTGATAGCATAAAACAGCAAAACTAAATAGACCAAGGcttgtttaaatgtgtttgtgtTGTCTTGTAAGTTGACTTTGTGAATGTTTCACTTCCCAGATTCCGATCCTAAACATCCAGATGAAAATGATTCCCGCCATCTGCACTTTTTTAGGAGCCGTCTTCTCTTGCACTAATTACTTCAGAGTTATTTTCACTGGAGGCGTGGGCAAAAACGGATCCACAATAGCTGTAAGTCTCTGCGTTTCTTGTCAAATGAAAACAGTTTTTTATTCACTATATTAAAGGTATCCTATTATTCAAAACCACCCATGTAAATTATTAACGGTGTAGTAGCCGGTGAGGAACGGTtggttctgagaaaagctggtttaacacgtcAGCGACATAGACGCACCACTTTAAATCTGCATTGCCCACTCTAGCATTGGCTTTATAGCCCCGCCCACCTTTTtcaggaccatgggtccccagaagaacgaaaaaaaatgACTGAAAGTCAACGGGGCTAGAAGAGCCGACCAGatagggaggagacttgggctccctatataCATGTTTGTGGTGGTGAGGCTAAATGTAGCACAGCACTAGCCTGAGCTATTGCTAACCCTAGCCTGATCTGCTTCTGACGTCCTTGTTGGATGAGAGGAAAGCTAAGGAAAATGTGGAAGCACACCTGTAACATTCCAGGATGTACTCGGACATTAAATTAATGCTAGATGGTTTCATCATGGGCCTACTGAGTAATCCGAATACTGCACATGGCTGTACACAGTTACTAGCTTCAGGCAGCATAATGGAGTCATCAGggtaaaccagccaatcagcaccctAGTGGGCGGGGTTAGCCAGTCTTTCCATTGTAGGGCTTTAATACGGGGTTGTGTTTGGTCATTTATCATGTGCTATATGGAGGCTCTAACAACCGTTTCCTATTGTAACAAAAAAAAGTTCTGCGTGAAGCTGCTGCTTATGCAAGTAAGCTGTCAGATATGTTTACTCCACTGCGTCCAGACTGATCAGTCGGTAGTGGGCGTGTCAGGTCGGCTCTGCACAAAGCTGACTGCCAAAGAGCACGCAAAACGCACAGATTACCCAGGTGTGAACACAATTACCCTACCTGGGCTAGGCCAGGTCGACCCTGATATGAATTCACTATTATTCACCTGAATTATGTTCATTAAATGCAATGTGTGTTCCTCATAGCACGCTAGGACTCATCAGATAGAATTAAGTATCATTGTTAACATTCAGTATTCTTTCCACGtattgtgtgtttattttcacAGCTCTAGTAATGTTTAAGATGGGCCTAATTTACATTCATTTGGGGGTTTCGTCCTACAAACATttcaacacacgcacacacacacaccacatgcaCAATCTGAAAGTTGTAAGAGGAGCCTGAGTAGTTTAGGAGCCCTGAGGAGTTACCCTTGATGTGAAGGCACCTCCTAGAACCAGCAGGACGGCTCTGGAGCAGTTTTTACAGCTGCTGCGTTCTGTCACCCAGCGCGTGAATGAAAATCTTTATTTTAACTTAAACATGTGCAACGAAATTTGTATGaagaatataaatatatgaggggTGTGCACAAAGTTG
This sequence is a window from Nothobranchius furzeri strain GRZ-AD chromosome 3, NfurGRZ-RIMD1, whole genome shotgun sequence. Protein-coding genes within it:
- the cept1b gene encoding choline/ethanolaminephosphotransferase 1 isoform X1, encoding MSTTGQQQGAGLRSRRSLGRDKDPGQGMVMEAACCMAPGVLRRLIELPSPPLSQHQLKRLEEHRYSSAGRSLLEPLMQKYWEWLVGQVPSWIAPNLITIIGLATNVFTTLVLVYYCPTASEQAPLWAYLLCAVGLFIYQSLDAIDGKQARRTNSSSPLGELFDHGCDSLSTVFVVLGTSIAVQLGTNPDWMFFCCFAGMFMFYCAHWQTYVSGTLRFGIIDVTEVQIFIIIMYLLAAVGGSAFWQSLIPILNIQMKMIPAICTFLGAVFSCTNYFRVIFTGGVGKNGSTIAGTSVLSPVLHIGSVIILAMMIYKKSAVQLFEKHPCLYILAFGFVSAKITNKLVVAHMTKSEMHLHDLAFLGPGLLFLDQYFNSFVDEYLVLWIALIISLFDLVRYCVSVCNQIACHLRICVFKIKPFSVARPSPH
- the cept1b gene encoding choline/ethanolaminephosphotransferase 1 isoform X2 — translated: MSTTGQQQGAGLRSRRSLGRDKDPGQGMVMEAACCMAPGVLRRLIELPSPPLSQHQLKRLEEHRYSSAGRSLLEPLMQKYWEWLVGQVPSWIAPNLITIIGLATNVFTTLVLVYYCPTASEQAPLWAYLLCAVGLFIYQSLDAIDGKQARRTNSSSPLGELFDHGCDSLSTVFVVLGTSIAVQLGTNPDWMFFCCFAGMFMFYCAHWQTYVSGTLRFGIFDMTEVQICLAGMQLLTAAAGPSLWNVMIPILNIQMKMIPAICTFLGAVFSCTNYFRVIFTGGVGKNGSTIAGTSVLSPVLHIGSVIILAMMIYKKSAVQLFEKHPCLYILAFGFVSAKITNKLVVAHMTKSEMHLHDLAFLGPGLLFLDQYFNSFVDEYLVLWIALIISLFDLVRYCVSVCNQIACHLRICVFKIKPFSVARPSPH